From one Portunus trituberculatus isolate SZX2019 chromosome 8, ASM1759143v1, whole genome shotgun sequence genomic stretch:
- the LOC123501057 gene encoding V-type proton ATPase subunit e 2-like: MGGRVNKRRGRERECVSQLIGKMGANAIPIGVVTAFFGVVGLILPFIVGRGPNKGVIQVVLVITAASCWLFWLLAYMHQMNPLIGPQLHNTTVIALQYLWDHNLNLTELENTTDFTTVDFTETSPVTA; the protein is encoded by the exons ATGGGAGGAAGGGTGAACAAGAGGAGAGGCCGAGAGCGCGAGTGTGTCAGTCAGCTGATAGGAAAGATGGGAGCCAACGCGATCCCTATTGGTGTGGTGACGGCATTTTTCGGTGTGGTGGGCCTCATACTGCCCTTCATCGTAGGCAGGGGCCCAAACAaagg AGTGATTCAAGTGGTGCTGGTCATCACGGCGGCCTCCTGCTGGCTCTT CTGGCTGCTTGCCTACATGCACCAGATGAACCCACTCATTGGACCACAGCTGCACAACACCACTGTCATTGCCCTGCAGTACctatgg GACCACAACCTGAATCTGACGGAACTGGAGAACACAACCGACTTCACCACTGTGGACTTCACTGAAACCTCTCCTGTCACTGCCTAG